A window of Etheostoma spectabile isolate EspeVRDwgs_2016 chromosome 18, UIUC_Espe_1.0, whole genome shotgun sequence contains these coding sequences:
- the chac1 gene encoding glutathione-specific gamma-glutamylcyclotransferase 1: MKPQHITTGKTSLWIFGYGSLVWKPDFKYRRSQVGYIQGYKRRFWHGDNFHRGNDVLPGRVVTLIEDDDASTWGVAFEVTGSQVEESLKYLNVRETVCGGYITKMVDFFPEGENQPPVQALVYIATSDNALYLGPASPEMIGIQIAVCRGKTGHNLEYLVRLAEFMRNSCPHVEDHHLFSIEKAALSMASYLLAAQ; encoded by the exons ATGAAGCCTCAACACATTACCACCGGGAAGACCAGCCTGTGGATCTTCGGGTACGGGTCACTGGTGTGGAAGCCTGACTTCAAGTACAGGAGGAGCCAGGTCGGTTACATTCAAGGCTACAAGAGACGGTTCTGGCACGGAGACAACTTCCATCGCGGGAATGACGTGTTG CCCGGAAGAGTAGTGACGCTGATTGAAGACGATGAC GCGAGCACTTGGGGTGTGGCGTTTGAGGTGACAGGTTCTCAAGTCGAGGAGTCCCTGAAGTACCTCAACGTGCGCGAGACAGTCTGTGGCGGCTACATCACCAAGATGGTGGATTTCTTCCCAGAGGGGGAGAACCAGCCTCCGGTTCAGGCGCTGGTGTACATCGCCACCTCAGACAACGCCCTGTACCTGGGGCCGGCCAGCCCAGAGATGATTGGCATCCAGATTGCTGTGTGCAGAGGGAAGACGGGCCACAACCTGGAGTATCTGGTCCGGCTCGCTGAGTTCATGAGGAACAGCTGCCCGCACGTGGAAGACCATCACCTGTTCTCCATCGAGAAGGCTGCACTGTCTATGGCGTCCTATCTGTTGGCAGCCCAGTAG